The proteins below come from a single Chrysoperla carnea chromosome 1, inChrCarn1.1, whole genome shotgun sequence genomic window:
- the LOC123294057 gene encoding ATP-dependent RNA helicase DDX24 — translation MSIRKWKPVKLEGGFLNENLSDLIGIEELTDYYLGEFDTEKSDNFEPKKKSKKRKVSESDFIEVDFNNDDKKSKKVKKKSKKNENNNEEVSIPGKFVLLPKNKKPKKQKAVKQKTEVGSKLTKFEKCPMNEMQAWLNYGLPDELIQAIADLGFRTPTQIQDLTLKPAILGRRDILGAAETGSGKTLAFGLPIITRILELKNQNQNSDTDSGFDKDFDNEENKSNDDKLSNVNESEVFYEDDSDELSWEDDDENTENPPKNIPALNKSLAPLYALILTPTRELAIQVKNHLIAITKYTNIRVAAIVGGMAAVKQERVLSKCPEIVVATPGRLWELIQDGNPHLSKIDNIKYFAIDETDRMIERGHFHELHNLLERINANELAKKTRQNFVFSATLTLVHDLPKHLLTKKKLGKGRNILKLTPGQKIQRLIDMVGMTNPKVVDISRETGTAASLTECRITCPIEEKDYYLYYFLKRHPGRTLVFCNSIGCVKRLTTLFNLLKCEPIPLHASIQQRQRLKNLERFRDNENAILVATDVAARGLDIPEVQHVIHYQVPRTAENYVHRSGRTARAMSEGIAILIMEPTELRTYIKLCHTLGKTEDLPLFPVEDKMLSAVKQRVNLARDLDKLELQTRRANSETGWLQKAIEEMDIIVDDRDAPGHSYDVETISKQKREAHIKRKQLDSLLSQPVFPKGFSFKYPSLNINQIKDKSDENAISVMKSAMENYARSGKNKLGSLMQKMKKPPKDIKRERKLFKQRKKDAKKKEKKKLQKKKAEEAANNDE, via the exons ATGTCCATTAGAAAATGGAAACCGGTGAAATTAGAAGGAGGATTTCTAAACGAAAATTTATCGGATTTAATTGGAATTGAAGAATTAACTGATTATTATCTGGGAGAATTTGATACAGAG aaatccGATAATTTTGAACCtaagaaaaaatctaaaaaacgaaaagtatCAGAATCAGATTTCATCGAAGTAGATTTTaataatgatgataaaaaatctaaaaaagtgaaaaaaaaatcaaagaaaaatgaaaataataatgaagaaGTTTCTATTCCTGGAAAATTTGTCCTTCtgccgaaaaataaaaaaccaaaaaaacaaaaagctgTTAAACAAAAAACTGAAGTTGGaagtaaattaacaaaatttgaaaaatgtccaATGAATGAAATGCAAGCATGGTTAAATTATGGATTACCTGACGAGTTAATTCAAGCGATAGCTGATCTTGGATTTAGAACTCCTACACAAATTCAAGACTTAACTCTTAAACCAGCTATTCTTGGTCGACGAGATATTCTGGGGGCTGCAGAAACTGGTAGTGGTAAAACTTTAGCGTTTGGATTACCAATAATTACTagaattttagaattaaaaaatcaaaatcagaacAGCGATACCGATAGTGGTTTTGATAAAGATTTCgataatgaagaaaataaatcaaatgatGATAAATTAAGCAACGTTAATGAATCCGAAGTATTCTATGAAGATGACTCCGATGAATTGAGTTGGGAAGATGATGATGAAAATACGGAAAATCCACCTAAAAATATTCCagctttaaataaatctttagcACCTTTATATGCGTTAATTTTAACTCCAACCCGGGAATTAGCGATACAAGTTAAAAACCATCTAATAGCGATCACAAAATACACAAACATTCGTGTAGCAGCTATTGTTGGAGGTATGGCCGCTGTAAAACAAGAACGTGTATTAAGTAAATGTCCCGAAATAGTTGTCGCAACACCAGGACGTTTATGGGAATTAATACAGGATGGTAATCcacatttatcaaaaatcgataatattaaatattttgcaattgATGAAACTGATCGAATGATTGAACGGGGTCATTTTCAtgaattacataatttattagaaCGAATTAATGCCAATGAATTAGCGAAGAAAACacgacaaaattttgttttttctgcaACGTTAACGTTGGTTCATGATTTACCGAAACATTTGTTAACTAAGAAAAAATTGGGTAAAggtagaaatattttgaaattaacacCAGGGCAGAAAATTCAACGTCTTATTGATATGGTTGGTATGACGAATCCAAAAGTTGTGGATATTTCAAGAGAAACtg gaaCTGCTGCATCATTAACAGAATGCCGTATAACTTGTCCCATTGAGGagaaagattattatttatactattttttaaaacgaCATCCTGGTCGTACATTAGTTTTCTGTAATTCAATCGGATGCGTTAAACGATTaactactttatttaatttactaaaatgtGAACCGATACCGTTACATGCCAGTATTCAACAACGGCAACGTCTTAAGAATTTAGAAAG GTTTCGTGACAATGAAAATGCAATTTTAGTTGCAACTGATGTGGCTGCACGTGGTTTAGATATTCCAGAAGTTCAACATGTTATTCATTATCAAGTGCCTCGAACAGCCGAGAATTATGTTCATCGATCTGGTCGAACAGCACGTGCTATGTCTGAAGGAATTGCTATTTTGATAATGGAACCTACAGAATTAAGAACGTATATCAAACTTTGTCATACTCTAGGAAAAA ccGAAGACTTGCCACTTTTCCCAGTAGAGGATAAAATGTTATCAGCTGTAAAACAACGTGTAAATTTAGCACGAGATCTTGATAAATTAGAATTACAAACACGACGAGCCAACTCTGAAACAGGTTGGTTGCAGAAAGCTATTGAAGAAATGGATATTATAGTTGACGATAGGGATGCACCGGGTCACTCTTACGACGTAGAAACAATATCGAAACAAAAACGAGAAGCACATATAAAACGTAAACAATTAGACAGTTTGTTATCACAACCAGTTTTTCCAAAaggttttagttttaaatatccttcattaaatataaatcaaataaaagataaatcagATGAAAATGCAATTAGTGTAATGAAATCCGCTATGGAAAATTATGCACGATCCGGTAAAAATAAACTTGGTTCATTaatgcaaaaaatgaaaaaaccacCAAAAGATATTAAACGGGaacgtaaattatttaaacaacgCAAGAAGGATGCTAAGAAAAAGGAGAAAAAGAAATTACAGAAAAAGAAAGCAGAAGAAGCTGCAAATaatgatgaataa
- the LOC123290690 gene encoding glutathione S-transferase-like → MPAYKLTYFDFRGLGEPIRLLLSYGGQEFEDVRMEYGGEEWQKFKPNTPFGQLPLLEFDGKQIFQHVAVARYLAKQYKLAGDNDWEALQADIVVDTINDLKTKLYDALWGPDPEIVKKNYEEAVKTTVPFYLEKLNALATSGYLANGKLSWADLYFFAFIELLESFLKETSLNDKYANLAKVRDNVLALPKVKAWVDKRPKTEY, encoded by the exons atgccGGCAtacaaattaacatatttcgATTTTCGTGGATTGGGTGAGCCAATTCGTTTGTTGTTATCGTATGGTGGACAAGAGTTTGAAGATGTTCGAATGGAATATGGTGGCGAAGAATGGCAAAAATTTAAACCGAATACACCATTTGGCCAATTACCTTTACTAGAATTTGATGGAAAACAAATCTTTCAGCATGTTGCAGTTGCACGATATTTAgctaaacaatataaattagcTGGGGATAATGATTGGGAAGCATTACAAGCCGATATTGTTGTGGATACTATAAATGATCTTAAAACAA aGTTGTATGATGCTTTATGGGGACCTGATCCAGAAATagttaagaaaaattatgaagaagCTGTGAAAACAACAGTTCCATtttatcttgaaaaattaaatgcgTTAGCTACAAGTGGTTATTTGGCAAATGGAAAATTATCATGGgccgatttatatttttttgcatttatagaATTACTAGAATCATTCTTAAAAGAAACTTCACTTAATGATAAATATGCAAATTTGGCAAAAGTACGTGATAATGTGTTAGCATTACCGAAGGTCAAGGCATGGGTTGATAAACGTCCTAAAActgaatattaa